The Oceanotoga teriensis DNA window GTCTTTATTGAAAAGTATATCATCCCAAAAATAAGGCACAACACTTTCATAAGCTCCTCCAAATACTGCAAGAGGTTTTAATAGTACTTTTTGGTGTTTAATATCTCTTGTAAATTCACATAATGCATCAAATAAATCTTTAACCATTTTTAATCTTAATTCTTTATTTTTATATACTCTATCTTTAGGTTCTAAATATTTTCCATCTTTTATTTCAGTTACACCTAACCTATTAAGTTCTACTGTAACAGTATATGTATAATAATCACCAAAGACTTCTTCGTTAGCTAAAGCTTGAGTTTTTGGTATGTCTCCTTCAAATTCCACTAAATCTTTTTTTTCTTCAGTATAGAATTTTCTATTATTTTCTTGAGATAAAAACCCTCTATTTGTAATTAATTGAGTTTCATTTTTAAATTCATGAACAGATCTGAAAGGTATTACTCTTAAAGGTGATGTCTTTGAAATTTGCTTTCCAGGAATTAAAAATCCAAATAAATCATTTTCCATATCTTCAATACTTTCAATATCTTCTGGATTAGAATATAAATTACTTTTGTTTATAACAATACCAGATGGATTCCATCCTTTATTAAATAAAGACTTTCTTAATTCATATGTAAAGGTACCTACACTTGTAAAAGCATGTACTCCATCACCACTAAAATGTTTTTTTAATGGAGTAAAGTTTCCCATTCCTTGATCATTAGAAAGACCTATTGGACTAAAAGTTAATATTGTCATAGTGATACAATTTATTTTATTAGACATTATTTATTTTCCCCCTTTTTATTTGTATTATCAGGTTGAAGTAACCCCTCAATGAAAAGTCCTACATTATAATATAAATCATTTTCTGTACTTTTCATTATTGAATTAGCTAAATCTTTTGGTAAAACAGCATCTGAATTTACAGTTAATAAGTGTATAATCATTTCTAAAAGACCTTTTCTATTCAATGTTTTTAAATAATTATTTAATTTATATATAATAGATTTTTTTGATTCAACATTTAAAATTTTACCTAAACTATATCCTGAGCTTCTAAATTTATTATTATCTTCAAAATATTTAATTTTTTCTTCTGACATTTCTAAATCACCTCCATATAAAAATTTAATAAATTTTAAAAATATTCTTACATTATTTTTTGTTTTTATCATATCAATACTTTTTTCTTTTTCATCTTGAAAAATTAAATTAGCTAAAAAATATTTTAAAATTATATTATAATTTTTATAATCAACCAATCTATATAATTCTTTTTTGGTACTGCTAGTTATATAAAATGAATCTATAATAGCTTTTATCTTTAAACTTTTAATCATATTATTTATATCTAAAACACTATTCAAGTTTATTATTATTCCTTTATTAGAATCCCTTTCTATACCATAAAGCTTAAATCTATTATTTCTATAATCTGATAAGCTACTTAAAAAGCCCTTATTTCTTAATTCACGAGATATTAAGTTATATTTATAATTAAAAAACTCCATTAATTTAAGACTTTCTACATATATTAATTCAGAATTTCTATTTTCATTAATATATAATAAAAACATAATATTAAAAAATTCGCATTCAAAACAAATATTACTTCCTAAATCTTGACCATAGTTATTAAACATATTATTTTCTGACCCCATAAAAGAATATAAATACTTAGAAGTTTTCCTCTCTTTTTTCTCTTCTTTATGGGTAATATCATATTTATATACATAATTGTTATGACAAATACTACATTTAGTTTCTATTTTTTCATATTCATTATTTAAAAATTCTTCAGATTTTTCTTCAAATACAATTTCTAAAATTTTTTTAAAATTATTATGAAAATTTTCTACATTTCCAGCATTAGCACCAAATTTGCCACTATTTCTTAAATATGGAATATATTGACTTTCTATTTTATTAATTATCATTTTTTTAGTTTTATCATCATAATCAGAATTATCTACAAACTTTTTATAATTTTCAAAGTTAATATTGTCTTTATTTATTAATTCTTTTTTTCCTTTAGTTAATTCTATATTAATTCCATCAATAGCAATTTTAAAAAGAATATTTTCAACTATAATTCTATAAAAATTTCTGCTATTTATACCATTAATTTCCAAATAATTATCTTTTAATACCGCATTATAATCTTCATTTTTTAAAATCCTGTATAAATTAACTATTCCAATATCTCTTACAATTTCACCAGTTCTAAAAAATTTTATATTTTTCACCCCCTTTTAGATATTTCAAGCATTCCAAATCCCATAGAATTTTTAGAACCCAATCCTGATTGATAAATATATTCAATAACTTTTTCATTTGCAAGTATTTTTATATAACCTAAATTGCCTTTAAGTATTGTCCCATAATTTTTAACTAATACACTCCTTGTTTTTATAGGAATAATACTAATATTTTCTAAATATTCTGAAGGGAAATCTTTTAATCTATACTTTAAATTATTTTTTAATATTTCTTCAAATTCTTTATCTTCAAAAGAATAATAAACGTCAGAATTATCCTTTTTATGATCTCTAATTAATACAGGAGACAAAATTTTAAAATCAATATTTTTTGATAAAAAATTTTTACTTTTAAAAAATTTAATATTGCATAAATTTATACTATTATTTTTAATTTTAAATTCTCTATTAATTTGTTCTCTAAACGCAGCAAACAAATGAGTTCCAAGAACATAATCAGAAGTAGAGTAATAGAAACTAAATTTATTTTCTTCCAATAAAATTTTTTCTTTTTCAAATTTACTTTTCCCAAAATTTATTGTAAAGGTAAAATTTTTATGAATAGGATCTTTTTTATTGTAATATTGACTATAAATTTTTTCATCGTAATTAGACAAAGCATTTTTTATATAAGATAATAAAAAACGTCTATAATCTATTGGAATTACATTATTATTCGTTTTAAAATCTAATTTAAATCTCATTTTTTCACCTCACTTTCAT harbors:
- a CDS encoding type I-B CRISPR-associated protein Cas7/Cst2/DevR; the protein is MSNKINCITMTILTFSPIGLSNDQGMGNFTPLKKHFSGDGVHAFTSVGTFTYELRKSLFNKGWNPSGIVINKSNLYSNPEDIESIEDMENDLFGFLIPGKQISKTSPLRVIPFRSVHEFKNETQLITNRGFLSQENNRKFYTEEKKDLVEFEGDIPKTQALANEEVFGDYYTYTVTVELNRLGVTEIKDGKYLEPKDRVYKNKELRLKMVKDLFDALCEFTRDIKHQKVLLKPLAVFGGAYESVVPYFWDDILFNKDNQLIIDGIIETIESYDLKDNTIAVVSKKINMESENDCIELGMPVKKLKEFIERIDINENNEWII
- the cas6 gene encoding CRISPR-associated endoribonuclease Cas6, with translation MRFKLDFKTNNNVIPIDYRRFLLSYIKNALSNYDEKIYSQYYNKKDPIHKNFTFTINFGKSKFEKEKILLEENKFSFYYSTSDYVLGTHLFAAFREQINREFKIKNNSINLCNIKFFKSKNFLSKNIDFKILSPVLIRDHKKDNSDVYYSFEDKEFEEILKNNLKYRLKDFPSEYLENISIIPIKTRSVLVKNYGTILKGNLGYIKILANEKVIEYIYQSGLGSKNSMGFGMLEISKRG